The following are encoded together in the Humulus lupulus chromosome 5, drHumLupu1.1, whole genome shotgun sequence genome:
- the LOC133777898 gene encoding uncharacterized protein LOC133777898 → MDCFVLPVTIFKSRCMGSRQSYQPLADETFGDQENQNSVIVVVGKEKREFLVDPFVLEENPFRVLIDTMNKDKNKRVRNDFFDLKKKKKRKVVFVDVDSILFEHMLWLMHNDCSSLFNLNLKEIIDFYSQDN, encoded by the coding sequence ATGGATTGCTTTGTGTTGCCAGTAACCATATTCAAAAGCAGGTGCATGGGATCCCGGCAGAGCTACCAACCTTTGGCCGACGAAACGTTTGGTGACCAAGAAAATCAAAATTCGGTGATTGTGGTGGTGGGAAAGGAAAAGAGGGAGTTTTTGGTGGACCCTTTTGTGTTAGAAGAAAACCCATTTCGAGTTTTGATCGATACGATGAATAAAGACAAGAACAAGAGAGTGCGGAATGATTTTTTtgatctgaagaagaagaagaagaggaaggttGTTTTCGTGGATGTGGATTCGATTTTGTTCGAGCACATGTTGTGGCTTATGCATAATGATTGTTCTTCTTTGTTTAACCTCAATCTTAAGGAGATTATTGATTTTTATTCTCAAGATAATTAA